Genomic window (Vampirovibrionales bacterium):
CACTCCTGACCCGCCAGCGTGGCCCGCTCTTCTTCCACCAGCTCCATATCATCCAGAAATTTAAGAACAGCACCCAGGTCAGCATCGGCAGACGATCCAGGTCGCCGCTCAGCCCTTTGTCTTTCCGCATGATTTGCGGGCCGACTTGATGATGGGAATCAAGTCGTTGGGCGGTGGTTTTGGGGACTTCAGTTTTCTTGGCGGATTTTGCATCAGGTGGGGGTTTCAAGCTTTCAACATCACTTCTAACTAGCTTTGTGGGTTGGCGTAAAGCCTTTCGTTTAAATCCGCGATGGCTTTTCGGAGGTTCGGCGCACCGCCAGCAAGCGTTTGGAAATCCAATCACATTGCCAAACTCGGTCAAAGGCGGCACTTCCAGGGCGTCCGGCAATTTGAACTGAGCGGGTGCCATGCTCGGCATATTTTTCCAACAAGGCATCCAGAATACAAAAGCGCATCCGCCCAAACTGGTCAAAGAAGTCCTTGTGCTCTTTCTTGAGCCATTCGGCCCGTTCCCGTCGGGTTCGCAACGGTGCGTTATAAGCCAGGTGGCAAAGCAAATCAAACGATCAACTTCCGGTTTGCCGAGTGTTCCGCTAAATGCTCCACATCAATCCCGCGCTCTTCCAACTGGTCAATCAGAAAGGCTCGCTTCTCACTATTGAGCCATTGTGCCCGGAATGCCATCGCATCAGGATAAATGGAACGGAGGTTTTCAGACGTGTAATCGGTTGTTGTTTGCAGGTTAGCTGGTTACCTTGGGCATCCAGCTCATAGACCAGATGACGAATAATCTCTACCTGGCCACCATCCACATAAAACTTGGATGGTTTGGCTTCTTCCGGTGTCATCGCCAAGGCCGCCGCCAAAACTATTTGAACCACCAGATCCGTCCCAAGTTTCTGTTTCATCTTCAGGAGGAGGCGACGGTTCAGGAACGTCTTGGATGATTACCTCGCCCTCTTCATCAATGGTTGTCCGGTGGTTGAGGTAACAGGATCGCCGTCGAACTCCGGGTCGGCAAACTTTTGGGTGGCGGTTCCGGTGTAGTCCAGAATGTTGAATCCCAGTTTGCCTTTATCGGTGCGAAGCCGTGTTCCGCGCCCGATGATTTGCTTAAACTCCGGCATCGAGCCCACAACTCGAATTAGGACAATGTTCTTACAGGTTGGGGCATCTACCCCAGTGGTCAGCAATTGAGAGGTGGTGAGGATCACCGGGCTTTTGGTGCTTCAACGTCTTGAAACTTGGCGCGGTGGCCTGCCCCCAATATCGCCTTCATGAGCCGTAACCCGACAAACATAGTCCGGTATTCCCTCAACAAATCGCTATTCAGTCGGGCTAGAGCATCCCGCATATCCAGCGGATGCTCCTGGTTTACGCAAAACACAATGGTTTTGGCAAAGCGGTCTGTTTGCTTCAGGAAATCGGTCAGGTGCTTTGCAATGGCTTCGGTTCCTAGCCCGCAAAGCAACGACCCGTTCAAAGTCTTTGGTGCCGTACTCGGCATCGGGAATTTCCCGCCCATAACGATCTTGTTGTCCTTATCGGGTCGCCATCCGGTGGCGTCACAGTCGTCGGTGACGATTCGGTGAACCCGGTAGGAGCCAGAAAGCCATCGGCAATTCCTTGGGCTAATGAATAGGTGTAAAGCGGAGAGCCAAAGTAAGTGTAGGTATCCCGGTTGTCCTCTTTGAGCGGAGTGGCTGTCATCCCAAGCTGATAGGCTGGCTCAAACCATTCCAGAATTTCTCGCCAATTGCTGTCATCCCGAGAACGCCTCTATGGCATTCATCGACAATCACCAAATCAAAAAATCTTTGGGATATTCCTTGTAAAGCCCTGGCCGATTGCTATCCTGGGCAATAGCTTGGTAAATGGCAAAGGAAATATCCCGCCCTTTGCTAATCTGGCCGTTTTCGATCTTGAATCGGGCATCGCCAAAGACGCTGAAATCCTTGGCCATCAGGTCATCGACCAACATTACGATCCGCCAGGAAAGAATCTTAGGTTTTCGAGTATCGCCTCGCTTGTTCCAACCAGCAGACCAAAGCTTCCAGGCCACTTGAAACGCAACAGACGTTTTCCCTGCCCCCGTACAGAGGGTCAACAAGCATCGCTTATTGCCGCTCAAGATCGATTGAACAGCCCTGTTGATGGAAATTTCCTGGTAGTACCGAAGCGGCTTGACTTTATCTGGAAAAGTGGGGGTGAGCAATCGTTCGTCAGAAATGTTTTCGGCTTGGCTTAAGCGCTCCCAAAGCGCTTTGGGGGAGGGAAGTCCGTCAGTTCGGCCTGTTGACCCGTGGTAGTCAAATTCCACGAGCATGACCGTTGGTGCTGTAAGCAAAATTTCAGCCCAAGAATCTCCGCATAGTCTTTGGCCTGACCTAAACCTTCGGAGGGGTGTTTGTATGATGCCTTGGCTTCTACAACCGCTATCGGAAAGTCTCGGGTGTATCTGAGGAGGTAGTCAGCCCGCTTTTGTTTACCGCGCCTTGCCTTACTGCCAAAAAACAGAATGCGTCCATCTGTAAAGTCTTTTGCTCATTGATGACATGAGGCTCATCATCCATCCCACACCCTGAAGCTTGGGAATCACATATTTTCGGCAAGTGTCCGCTTCATTGAGCGCCATCAGCAAGCCCCTACCTTCTGATTTTCCAGCCAAGCCCGGACATCAGCTTCCCGAAACCGCCAGGAGCCCTTGATCTTAATGGCAAAAGGCAGCTCTCCATCTTCCATCATACGGTAGATGGTCCGGGTGGAGACCCGAAAAGCTTTGGCCAGTTCATCCAAGGTCAGCAGTTTATCCAAAGAACGCCCTCTCCACTCTGGCAGTTGCTTACCGCTCTTCAGATATTGTCACAAACTGACAGGGGATTCAAGGGGAAATGACGCGATTCGCTTGCTTATCCCTCAAATAAAACCTTCTCAAACGCTTGTTCATTCAGTTGATCCCGCTGCATCCTTTTAAGGATAAAGGCGTCTTTTACCACCACCCCCCTATGGCCTGCATTCTCAACCGTTTTAAGTAATTCATGAGGGCCATAGTAGCTTTCTGTGTGATAGTTTTCCACTATTTTACCAATCACAACCGTATTGAGTTCTTCATAGCCGTCTTCGTACCCGTCCACCAAAACATCCAGGTTTGGGTACTGCATCAGTATTTGTGCCAGATCTTTTGCTTTCATATTGTGCATTTTACCAGACGCATTCCGCACAAGTGCAGGTTAAGCGTAATAGAATACCTTTTGCCCCAATAATATCCATTGGGATTACTTTCTCAGCTTCTCTTCCAACGCCTTGAGCTGTTGGGCGTGCTTCTTGGGATCGTGCTTGATCAGCTTTTCGACGTTGAGAAGCTTCCATTGAACGGCTGGCATGTCCTGAAGCACTGGCAAAGGGATGAGATCCCAGTGGGGTTCTCCTTTTTTAAAGCTGATGAGAAACTCTCGTTCTTCATCCGTGAGCTTGGTGTGAATTTCAGCAATCAGACGTTCACGAGCCGCCTCGTAGTCCTCGTAACGAAAGGGAATTGTTGTCATTCCAGCAAATTGGCCCTCAAAAGCAGATCGCTGATCCAATAAATTGGGGCTGATCAGTTCATTAATGGGTCTGGGGTTACTGACGAGCAGGGCAATAAATCCTTGGCGAATTTCATCCGACAAGCCTTCGTTCTCAAACAACAGATGGATATCAAACAAATCTCGTGGATGTTGGCGATCCAGGGCCGCACAAATTTTCCCGCCAAACAATTCCGCTTCAGAAACAACCTGGATTTGAGCAAACTTGCCCAATTCTGTTTCCACTTTTCTGTGACTTGCATCAGACGAGGTGGGTAGAGGTGTCCTCGAATCGTTGTGTTGACCTCAATCTTGACTTGGGCGAACTGATTTTGGCATAACAACTTGGCTTCTTGACCGTCGCTTTGAGGTAGAATCTTTACCCGGATACCGGGAAGTGCTCTTTCTATGCGGGCTTTAATCCGCCCTAAAGCATCAGAGATGTTTTGCAAAGCCGTACTTCTGTCATCAAATGGCAGATAGTTTAAATCAACATCCACCGAGTACCTTGCCAAGTCCCTGACAAAGAAATTAATGGCTGTACCGCCTTTGAGTGCAAAGCAATCTTCCTGAGCAACAAAGGGCAGTATTTGAAGCAAGAGATCCGCTTGTGCCCGATATGCTTCAGAAATCATAATTCACCAATTCCTGGGCAGTGTAATTTGAAATTCCGCATCCAGGACACCGCCTTTAACAAGGCTTCGTTTCCCTTGCCAAGGTCGATTTTGTCCCGGTCAAGTCGGCTTAACCACTGATGCCCTACTTTTTTGCGCCATATACAGGAAGACCCTTTTCACTTTGACCGACGCACATTGCTCCAGTAACTCCTGAAGCAGCTTCGGGCGTAGATTTACCAACCCTTCCATCACCTGATAACATTCCACCACATCGACCTGGGATGGCGCTAAATATAAGCATTCCAATATGGCACGCTCCGGTGTGGAAATGGTGATACTAAAAGTCTTCAACTCCCTTCCGTGAGCCCCAATTTGCGTGGAAGGAAAGACGTTTGAACATGCTTGATAGGATTTCCCCATGTGTAGTTTTTATACCAGACTGGCAAATGGGTCTTATAGGGAGAAAACAAAAAACACCCTTTCCCTCGCAACACGGAAGTAATGCGCCAATCCTTGCATGGCTAACGCCGTTAATGCGCCTGCATGTATGGGTAAATCCACTTGCTTTTGCAGGGCATATAGCCCGCCTTGCCATTGGATTTCCTCTTTAGGCCTTTTAAAAGCGCCTTTCCCCACACTTTCAAGCCAACCGCTTTGACGGTAACGCTTCTGAAGCTCATATGAGATTCCTTGCGCCTCCAACCAAGAAGCCAAGCAAACTGTGCCCGGCTTATGTTCGTCGAGGAATTGGTTTATTTTTGATTGTCTATCGGTACTCATAGTACCAGTATATGGATTTTTTAAAACCAAATCAAGAGGATGCCAAGAATCTCGCCGGATAACGTAGTTTATTTTTACCTGTGCAAAGGTACTCATAGTGCCGATATATTTCTTTTTTTAAACCAATCCATACAAGCGCTACGCCCCCACCATCTTGGCCAGGAGTTGCGCCTTTTGCTGGGGAGACAGGTTGGGAAGCTCTTTCACCAAGAGGTCCATGAGGCTCGTACTTGAAGGGGGCGTGTTTTCACGACCGGCTGATACCGGAAGTTCCATGTCCTCACACCCAGCCCGATAAGCCGAAGCCAAGGCATCCACATCCCGAATATGGGTATAGCCCTGAGTGGTCTTCAAATCCGTGTGGCCCGCCCAAAGTTGGGCATGGACTGGGTTGATATGCGCGTCGTTCATCCACTGGGTAATCCGGTAATGCCGGAACGAGTGGGCAGAAAAGCAATCCCACTCGCCTCGCTGATCTCACGAATGTAAGTGACCAGGGCGTATTTTTGAGGGTGGTGTAGCCATACCGTTGGCTATGAACCCAAAACAGCGCATTCGGGGCCAGCTCGTTTTGCTGTTCTGGCTTTGGACGAACCTTGAGATAGTCCAGAATGGCCTGTTGGGCCATCTTGGGAAAAGGAACCATTCGTTCCTTACTGCCCTTACCGATCACCGTTAAGGCGGCCTTGGTCACATCCTCATGGAAGCGAAGACTGGAAAACTGGAGGCTGCAAACTTCCGACAGCCGAAGAGCGGTGGTGGACAGCAGAATGATGAGGGTTCGGAAAAGCAACTGCTTGTAGGCGTCGTCCCCTGATGCCTTATCGCACGCCTTGAGGATGATGGGGATATCTTCCCGTTGGAGAATCTTTTGCTGGTGCTTGAAGCCTCTGGGAACCTTGGGGTAGAGCCGTCGGATTTCCTCACGTTCTGAGTCGTTAAGCAACTCTTTGGATTCACACAGAAACCGGGCAAAGGACGATACAGCCCCATGCATGTGACGCCGAAGCGTGACCCGGTTCTTATCCACCTCCGCCAGCCAGACCCGAAGATGCGTGGCTAAAATGACATCAAACCGATCAAAGTACTTGTTGATGTAATGGAGCTGGTCTTTTCGATGAGACGCTGCCCAAGCATTTACATCTACCCCATCTTCATACCATTTGAGCCATTCCGGGATGTATTGGGCATGCATCCCCCGCCGAGGAAACGCTTGTTGTTTGGGCACGGCAACATCACCCCCTTCTATACCAGGAGCGCCCTTTTGGGGAGTTTTTGGCCTTGGCTGGTCTGGAACCAACGCAAGCTCTGGAGTGGTTTGGTATATCTTATATGCCCGTTTACTGTCCCGGTAAAACGTCTCTACCAAAAGCTTCCCAGAGTTGATCCGGTTGTAGAGTTCCGTCCGGCTGATATTAAAGAGTTTTGAGGCTTCTTTGAGCGTTGAAACGTGAACTTGCATCATGTGTACTCCAATCATTTTGGAGTTGACACATGTAAAGTAAATTGCCTCACTATACTTTCTAAAGAATTTAGCCGATGACCGGATTTGAACCGGTGACCTACGGTTTACGAAACCGTTGCTCTACCAGCTGAGCTACATCGGCGTGGGCAATTTTATACCCGATCCGCGCGCCGGACACAAGCGGGCAAGCGCGCCCCCGACGAAAGGCGTTGGCCCGCAGGCGGATTTCACGCTACACTGAACCGCCGCCCTCCGCTGGAATCGTCCCGCGATGACGTCGCCACCGCCACTTTCCCCCTGGCAACAAGCCGCTTTACGCGCCCTTGAAGAAAAACGCTTCTTCAAGCTGATTCTCGGCGGCAGTTTTACTGATACGCAAAAGGCTGACTGCCTTAGCGCCATCTATGCCGCCGCCGGGGCTGATTGCATCGACATTGCGCCGGACGCTGCCGTATTAAACGCCGTAGAAAATGGGCTTTCAGCGCTGCCCGCCTCGCAGGCGCGTCCGATGGTGATGATCTCCCTGCCACTGGACCCCGACCCGCATTTTAGAAAAATCGAGCTCAACGAGCCGCAATGCATTCTGTGCGGGCTTTGCGCGCCGGTTTGTCCGACGGACGCCATTGAAATGACAGCGCACGCGCTGCTAATCGCTCAACCGCTCTGCTATGGTTGCGGACGCTGCCCCGCGGTCTGCCCAACAGACGCCCTCAAGCTCAACCCGATTCACCCCGATCCACAGGCCGTCAGCGACTTACTGGCGCATCCGCTGGTGCAGGCAGTGGAGATTCATACCCAGCATGCGGATCCCTATATGTGGCCCGAATTTGAAGCGCTTTACGGACGCGCGCTTTTTGGAAAAGCGCTATCGCTGTGCTTTCGGCCTCAACGTCTGGAGGAAAGGCAGGCGCTGGAATTTCTAGGCCTTGTACAAGCCTTTGCGCAACGCCTGCAACCGGACTTTCCGTTGATTCTGCAGATTGACGGCGAGCCGATGTCAGGCTCCGATGACCCGCAGGCCGCACTGCCGTCGCTGCAAGCCGCACGCGCATTCTGGCAAGTCCACGGCGCACGGTTTCCGTTCATCACGGTTTCCGGGGGCGTGAACGCGGCGACAGCGGACTATCTACGCCAATCTCCGTACGCCTTCATTTCGGGCGCGGGTATGGGCACCGTCGCCCGACGGGCCGTGTGGGATGCGCTCGCCAGCGATGACCCAAGCGCCGCCGTGGCGCGAGCCCGTCGGCTGATGGCAGGATTTCGGCGTTCGTCCGCATCGGCTATAATAGAAGAGTCTCTTTAAGACCCAGGGGGCTATCAGGGGACGAGAGCCGCGAAAAACCCACAGGAAAAGCCCAAGCTTTGAGCGCAGACGACGAACTCCAACTGCTGATTGATATTTTGCCGGCTCGCATGAACGCCTGCCTGCCACGCGCCGATCGCCCCACAC
Coding sequences:
- a CDS encoding helix-turn-helix domain-containing protein, giving the protein MDKLLTLDELAKAFRVSTRTIYRMMEDGELPFAIKIKGSWRFREADVRAWLENQKVGAC
- a CDS encoding tyrosine-type recombinase/integrase; translation: MMQVHVSTLKEASKLFNISRTELYNRINSGKLLVETFYRDSKRAYKIYQTTPELALVPDQPRPKTPQKGAPGIEGGDVAVPKQQAFPRRGMHAQYIPEWLKWYEDGVDVNAWAASHRKDQLHYINKYFDRFDVILATHLRVWLAEVDKNRVTLRRHMHGAVSSFARFLCESKELLNDSEREEIRRLYPKVPRGFKHQQKILQREDIPIILKACDKASGDDAYKQLLFRTLIILLSTTALRLSEVCSLQFSSLRFHEDVTKAALTVIGKGSKERMVPFPKMAQQAILDYLKVRPKPEQQNELAPNALFWVHSQRYGYTTLKNTPWSLTFVRSARRVGLLFCPLVPALPDYPVDERRAYQPSPCPTLGGPHGFEDHSGLYPYSGCGCLGFGLSGWV
- a CDS encoding 4Fe-4S dicluster domain-containing protein — its product is MTSPPPLSPWQQAALRALEEKRFFKLILGGSFTDTQKADCLSAIYAAAGADCIDIAPDAAVLNAVENGLSALPASQARPMVMISLPLDPDPHFRKIELNEPQCILCGLCAPVCPTDAIEMTAHALLIAQPLCYGCGRCPAVCPTDALKLNPIHPDPQAVSDLLAHPLVQAVEIHTQHADPYMWPEFEALYGRALFGKALSLCFRPQRLEERQALEFLGLVQAFAQRLQPDFPLILQIDGEPMSGSDDPQAALPSLQAARAFWQVHGARFPFITVSGGVNAATADYLRQSPYAFISGAGMGTVARRAVWDALASDDPSAAVARARRLMAGFRRSSASAIIEESL